GGACAGCCCGAAGCGCGTCGTCGGCGGCAGTTGCGTCGTCGGCCGGACTCAATGTCGTTCGCCCCTGTCTCGCGCCGGTGCGGCCCGCCCTGCCCGCCACGGCTGGGAGAGCCGCGCGGCTGCTGGCACGCTGGGGGCAGCGCCGTACGCCGTACCCCGTGTCGATCATCTCAGGAGGCCGCCGTGGACTCGATCTCCCTCAGCAGCATCGCCGACGACCAGCTGGACCTCGCGCGACGTGCGCACAGCGGCCGAGCCGCCCACACGATCCGCGGCGGCCACCATCACGCGCTACGCCAGACGGTGCTCGCCCTCGTCGCCGGTCAGGAGCTGGCCGAGCATGACAGCCCCGGTGAGGCGACGCTGACCGTGCTGCGAGGCAGGGTCCGGCTCGCCACCGCGACCGAGCAGTGGGACGGACAGCAGCACGACGTCCTGGTCCTGCCCGCCGACCGGCACTCGGTGCTCGCGGTCGACGATGCGGTGATCCTGCTGACCGTCGCCGTCGCTGCGGCGGCACCGGCACCCGGGCTGCGCCCAGAGAACCCGGTCTTCACCTCCAGCGTCTACTACCGCGACCCCGTCGCCGCGCTCGACTGGCTGCAGCGGGTATTCGGCTTCGATGTCACGATGGCCATCGAGGGTCCCCCTGACGCCCCGCAGATGTGTCACTACGAACTGAGTTGCGCCGGCCGGGGCCGAGTCATGATCGGGGCCGAGTGGTCGGCGCCGTATCGCAGCCCGGCCAGCGTCGACGGCACCAATACCCAGTCGGTCCACGTCGAACTGTCCGGCGGACTCGACGAGCACTGCGAGCGGGCTCGCGCGGCGTCCGCGGTGATCGTGATGGAGCCGCAGGACCAGTTCTACGGCGCTCGCACGTACGCCGCTGTCGACCTCGAAGGCCACCGCTGGACCTTCTCGGTCCAGCTGCGCGAGGTGACCCGTGCCGAGGCGGCGGCCGCCCTGGGACAGCCGATCTTCGCGCCCGACTGGCGGTGAGTTCGTCACCGACAAACTGGCCGACAGTCAAGCTCAACTGACATCGTCGCGGCCGCGTCATGCGCCCATGCGCGCAAACCCCTGTCGGGCAGGGCCTCCCCCAAGCGGAGCGGACGCTCCATAATTGGTCCATAATCCTGACTAAACGGACGGTGGTGGCTGAGGAAGTCGGCCGAGGGAGGCGACGGGTGGGGACGAACACTCGACCCGGCGAGGCGGTCGAGCACCCCGCCCCTCCCATCAGCCGCGGCCGGCTGGTCTGGGTTCTCACGGCCATCTCCCTGGCCCCGTTCAGCATCAGCCTGCTGACCTCGGCCGTCCTGCCGCTGCTGACGACGCTCCCGCGCACCACGGGCCTGTCGGTCGGGACGGTCAACCTCGTCGTCTCGGTCACCATCCTCGCCGGGACGGTGGCGACTCCGGTGCTGGGACGCCTGGCCGATGTCGTGGGCAAACGACCGGTGTACCTGGTCTCGCTTAGCCTCGTCGTCGTGGGCTGCGTCCTGTCAGCCGCTACTGACAACTTCGTCGTTCTGTTGCTGGGCAGGCTGTTACAGGGTCCCGGGCTGGCGATCGTGCCGGTCAGCATGGCTGTCGTCGCCGATCTGGTACCGCCGCGTCAGCTCCGCTTCGCGATCTCGTACATCACTGTCGCCCTGGCGATAGGGGCCGTCGGCGGCCTGGTCGTCGGCGGTGCCATCGCCCAGCTCAGCGACGACCCGTCCTTGTTGTTCTGGGTCCTCACCGCTGTCTCGGCATCGGCGTTGGCCGCCGCCTGGTGGCAGGTGCCGCGTTCGCCCGGGATCGCCGGTGGGCGAGTCGATCTCATCGGTGCCGGCCTGCTCATGGTCGGTCTCGGCGGGCTGCTGCTGACTTTGTCGCAGGGCAGTAGCTGGGGCTGGTCGTCACCGGCCATCCTGGGCTGCGCGGCGGCGGGCCTCGCGGGTATCGCCGGTTGGGTGGTGTCGGCGTACCGACTGCCCGATCCGCTCGTGGACATGCCGGCCTTCCTGAGCCGGCAGATGACGTCGCTGAACGTGTCCGGGGTCTGCGTCGGAGCGACGAACTACGCTCTGCTGCTTGCCGTCCTGGCCATTGCCGCCGCCGATCCGGCGACGGCCGGCTACGGGCTGGGGTTGGGGCTGCTGGCCGGTTCCGCCCTGCTCATTCCCGGGATGCTCGCCCAAGGTGCCACCGCGACATTGGTGGGCGTCATCGCCCGCCGGTC
This genomic window from Actinomycetota bacterium contains:
- a CDS encoding glyoxalase, which gives rise to MRPENPVFTSSVYYRDPVAALDWLQRVFGFDVTMAIEGPPDAPQMCHYELSCAGRGRVMIGAEWSAPYRSPASVDGTNTQSVHVELSGGLDEHCERARAASAVIVMEPQDQFYGARTYAAVDLEGHRWTFSVQLREVTRAEAAAALGQPIFAPDWR
- a CDS encoding MFS transporter; amino-acid sequence: MRPCAQTPVGQGLPQAERTLHNWSIILTKRTVVAEEVGRGRRRVGTNTRPGEAVEHPAPPISRGRLVWVLTAISLAPFSISLLTSAVLPLLTTLPRTTGLSVGTVNLVVSVTILAGTVATPVLGRLADVVGKRPVYLVSLSLVVVGCVLSAATDNFVVLLLGRLLQGPGLAIVPVSMAVVADLVPPRQLRFAISYITVALAIGAVGGLVVGGAIAQLSDDPSLLFWVLTAVSASALAAAWWQVPRSPGIAGGRVDLIGAGLLMVGLGGLLLTLSQGSSWGWSSPAILGCAAAGLAGIAGWVVSAYRLPDPLVDMPAFLSRQMTSLNVSGVCVGATNYALLLAVLAIAAADPATAGYGLGLGLLAGSALLIPGMLAQGATATLVGVIARRSGPFAPTVVGHLVILSGLVLIICWHDSAWALVVGSTVGISGYGLVLPSYPAIIVSIVEPSRWGVANGMNFIVRAVGQTVGATGTGVVVTVATAASVTAIAPLWSYQAALAVCGLGLAVSIPLLLIRPAARAS